The region CAACACCGTTACTCTAATGCCTATGTACAAGCGCACGCGTGACTACGTCTAAATTCGCTGTTTGCGTAACGGCGTGCTGTGTTCGACGCGGTACGACAGAAATGCGCACTTTGCGCTCAGTGGAGTTGCTTGCCACCTTCGGTACCTTGCCATTGCTGCCGGTTAAAATTTTCCCCGTGCCAAGAACGCATATGGGTGTAGTCTATAATTGTGCCACTTTCACGCCCGAGCAATGAAGCACCTCGAGCAGCTCAGTTTGACTTGTTTCTTTTAGTGGAAACTTTTGTATCTCGTTTCTTATTTCGCTAGGTAATGTATATCTAGAAGCGATTCTTCAGTCTCTAGAAAACCTAGACGTAGTACCAATGCAGCGTGCATAGTATACCTTACCTTGATCTGGCTGTTGAGATTTCAAGATGCTGCCCACCGTTATCATACCTGCACCGTCTGCTTGTTCGCTAGGGcaaaaattttcctttttttttttaaagcattgtTGCTTATCTCGCAGAACGGAAGGTGCGGTAGGTTACCGTCGTAAGTCTGTGATCTAATCCGGCGCTCTCAATCCCGGCTCCTCCTGCGGCCGGCGCTGCGGTGCTATGACGATGGGATGAAGCCGCGCATTTTGATTGTTGCTGCAGCAGTGTTCTGCCGTCGCGAGCTGATCTCTCCAACAGTCGTTTTTATCGGCGCGCATACCCGATAAGGGATGACATTTATTATAGACGTTCTTCCTCACGAAGGATGTTACTTGTGTCTTCTTGCATGTCGGACCGATGGTAGTCATAGCCGAGTTTGCCGTAATCAACGAGATTGATTCAGGTTTTAAGGAATCGCGGGCGACCCAGAAAGCAGGTCCCGACTGCTTCCTCGGGCAATTGTTTAACTGCTGCGACTTGGCGGCACGATTGGGCTGCTCTCGGTTAGTCCCGGCTCGGCTTGCGACGTAATAGCTATTCGATAACCATTTCGAATGAACGTGTCCGCCGCCACCAGGCCGATCGGCCTCTCTCAGCCGTGAATGCCGGCTTGGCCTTGTTTGCCAAAGATCTCGTGGGGGGAGAGTCGGACGCGTTGCCACGTCCTCAAAATAGCAGGCGGGCGGGCAGCCTCTGAGGGGCGCGTAGGCGCCGGTCGCTGCGCCCAAAGCTTGTGCGGGGAGGCCGCTACGGCGCCATAATTCTGCCCCGACCCCCTCTCAGCGTGCTCGCGTGGGACGAGTTCGCAAGCGTGCGGCCGCGCGCCTTGTGCCAAAGGGGCGTGGAAACAGTGCGCATACTGCGCGTTTACCTCCGCTATCTTGATTACCAGCAGGGGACATAGCTCTAGCATTCTAACATGGCGCGCGACCTTTTTATCCGGGGGTGCCTCTATCGTTGTCCGAGTGCAAACCTAATGGCTTGCATAGAGAGATATACTTTATTGTCGCTCAGTGGATTAGAAAAATAGCGCTTCTTCGTCTTCGCGCTCATTCATCGCGAGAATTCCACGCTTCCAATACATTAAAGCGGGTGCATACTGATATTCGGCGAACTCCATTTGTATATTTGCACGGTTATTCATTGCGACGCTATATCGGGTTTTCagcgaaggaaacacttaagTGAACGAAGAGGAATGCGTTTATCCCTGGAGCGTCTAGCGGCACCGAAACGTGTAGTCCCAGCGCCGCACGTGTCACTAGCACGTCTGAAGGAAGAGAGAAGAGCTTTGATTTGAAAAGAGCAGACACCGTAGTAGTTTGGCCTTAACCATTCGTCACATGTAACTCAAGCGCGCATGCGTGTAGTCTGCTTATTTATGCGTAATCGTGCTCAACATGCGTGCTCCCCCTACTTCGGCGTCTTcggtagcagacgacactggTTGAACCATGCGCTTGAGAGGCGTCGTCCGgttgatcccccccccccccccccctacctttcATCCGCGGCGCGTAAACCCTTTCGTGGGGAGGCGGCAAACGTGACTGGGCTAGTTTCTAGGGCGACAGTGTCCATTGTTCCGCCTCCCTCCTTCATCCCCCTCCCGCTGCGATGCGGCCTCGCGGCCCCGTCCGAGCGCGACGCGTGACCCCGCGTGAGCGGCGCAGCCAGAAGCCGTCCTGCCGCCCTTCCCCGCAACCACTCGTCGGGCTTCCTTCTCATTTTCTCGGCTGGCTGCCTTTGGCGGCGATGCGCCTGCAAACTGGCCCGCCGCTTCCGCCGCCTTTGGTTGAGTTCGTACCGGTAAACGTCGTGGGCCCgcaccagccccccccccccccccccccacaccacTTAGAGCGCGTTGCGCCTGCGAACTGGCGATTCTAGACCAGCAGCGCAGCAGTTTGCTCGGCAGCGCCCTTGGGCATAGGCCCGTACACAAAGTACTGCATAGCTCTCCGCGGGCCGCACCCTGACAGGAAAAACAGAGATGGGGTTCAAGGGGAGGTTGGGGAAAGAAATGGGAAAATAGAACAAAATGGTCTGAGTACTCTTTACTATGACCTTGGGCTGCACATGGGACCCTTGGTTTACAAGGTTTACTATGCCGAGTTCTGCTAAAGGGACTTTAGTCACATTAGTAGTAACAGTACTTTTGAAATGGCAAGGTGTCTAGAGGATACTGTTAGGGACATCAAGGTTGCTTCACTATAGTCACTGTTAGAAGACTGCACTGGGCACCTACCACGGTAGCTCAGTGGTTGGGGCGTTttgctgctgagtacgaggttgTGTGCTTGATTTCCAGCTGCGGTGGCCATTCTGGTAGGGGTGGGATGGAGAAATGCTCATAGTGAGTATGGCATGGTTACGAAAGcctgggtggtcaaaatttaGAGCCCTCCATTGCAGCGACTGTCATAGCCTctgtgttgctttgggatgttaaacccTGTCAGTCAATTTTGTTGTATTGGAAAATAAATGAACTTAACCTAGGAGCTTGCATTGCTTGAGAAAGGAGTGTTGGGAACACTGGACGAGAAGGTATAACTTGATAGCTCGATGTGGCATAATTTCAGTTGTCTATCCTAGCTGGCTTGCCTTTGGTAGTGTAAGCTTGTTAGTCTGTCTTTCAAGAGTTTGTCTGATTAGCACGTTTTGCTTGTGCTTTCGAAAAGTGACATAAATTAAAACTTTGACTACTGCCTCAGTTTTCTTCATGACCTGCACAGGCATAAACATTCTGATCAGCTTGAACTGCTAAATTGGCTCCTGTAGTTTTCTAGTTTGAAATGAATCACTTCATTGGTAGGGGGTTGCTACAGTCTCAGAAATCGCTCAGTTTTTATAGTACTGCTGTTTCTCTCTGGAAGCAGTGTTCACAATGGTTTAGGCAGGTGCATGCtggcgttgtgtgtgtgtgtgtgtgtgtgtaactaaCAGCGTGTGCATGTTGACTGCCCCCATGCTGTCCCACCCTGGTTACCATGGACACAGTGGTCATCCCCTTCCTTCTGAGCGTGCATCATGGACAAGCACCCCAAGTAAGCAGCCTTTTGCTGTGTAGAGAAACTGTTGCATGGTAGCTGTAGGATCTTGTGCAACTAATTGAACTTTCCGTTGGGGGAGGGGAAGTGACAGTGCACCACATCTCTGAActtttgtgtgtaactgcctcaACAATGCTTTTGAGCTGAGAAAAATGCAGGTTTGCAACAGCCAAGAGTATGATGACAATTATAGTTCTCGTTGAAAAGGGCTATAGCCAGCGTGTGTCACTCATGTAAGCACTGTTATGCAATGTCAACTTTCTAcaattagggagttttagaaatagtgTCCCCAAATGGCTTTGCATACTGAAAAACCCGAACCTCTTCGTATGCCTGGCTGATAACGCCCTCCAACTTTGGCTTCCCCCATTTCTAATACTCCCTTTGTTTCTCATGCAGGGAGCTGTAGTAAAACCCTAATGTTAGTTTCTGCTTAAAGATAACTTAAAACTTTTAAAAATGCTACAATTTATGAGAATGCAATGCATGCTAATGTTTTTACCTGGTTTTTTGCTGTGGAAACTACTGCCGAAAATATTTCATGAGATGGGGCAGTGCGCGAGCTGTTGAGTGTTTTGCTTATGCACCTTTCTTTCTATTGCTTCTGCTTTTTTTTACAGAGTCTTGAATTTCCACCTTTGAAATGTTGGCACTGTTAGTGACTAGTCAGTTAGAAACCATTTAGATTTTCACTattagtcgaacccggatatatcgaacctgcTTATGTCGAATTATTGTGtgtaacgaacagcagtaaatcCCCCTTAAATTTTTGtataaacttttcattttatatatcgcattgcctatatatcgaactttatGATCCCCTTCActttcaatatatccgggttcgactataCAAGGAGTGCTCGCTGCACATACTATTGCAGCATACTATGGCTTAGAACTATACATCTTCTACCTTGCTAAATGTAGTGTTGCCCCATTTCTCCTGTAAATGGCAGCTCAGTTCAAAAATTAAGATTGGTTTCTACCAAGATCTCCTGTTGCACATCCTGGCAATACATTGCAAATTAGGGAGTTCCGGATATGAAGCTGTTATTTTGTCAGCTACTAATCATTTTCAATTAATAAAGCATATTTTTGTTCACCGGAAACTGGAGACAAGTTTTTGTTCGTCCTAAATAATCTAGAATGATTTACTGTTAATGCCTCAAAGTGCCAGGTCAGAATCCCAGTTTGCATGTTAAGTAGAAAACATGTGCCTGGAATGGTCTGTATTTAATGGTAGAGAAATTCAACCTGGTAGCTTTTGGTACATTATCATGTTTGTGCATATAACCTACACCGAGAATTTAATGCAAGAAGGGGTGTGTTGCACATCCACAAGTCTTTTTTTTGCCTCCAGGCACAGCCACATTTCTGGAAGATGTTCATGAAGGCAGAATTCGCTTATAAATACGCTATGTATTACTATAAAGCTGCACTGTGGTTCAGCAGGAGAGCATCTGTGAAACATAGAATACAAAATTTGTTTCTTCTTTCAGTGCAAAAGCACCACAGAAAGTAAACGAGAATGAAAATACAGGCTCACACAAGCACTGTCTACTGTTCTACTGTGGACATTGTCAACTGTTTTAATTTTTGTGGTACCTTTGCACCAGAAATAAacccataccaactagcccagataTCAGCACTTGCGAAAATTGTTTCCGCAACTTTCCTTTGTGCGACTTGTTGTATTACATCGTCTTTTTACCAATTCGAATCTGGTTTGTTGCGTGCGGCTACGTGAGCGAGTCATGTGCATAAAATATTTTCCATTTCCCAGTGTTCTAATTGCGTATATTATATGCAGTGGGCACCTTATGGGAGCACAAAGTACCTAAATCTGCAAATTCTGATGCTGCAGGATGTAGTCTTTGGTGCACAATCTGGCCTAAGGAAAGAAAGGGGTGCTCTCTGCCGGTATATTTGTCTACTAGTCAGTTCGTTTCCTTAACTGTGCCTTCAGTGTGATAAAGGCATTTGTTTTGGCGCAAATGACTGAGGGCTAACACATTTGCTGTTGCAGATGTCGTTGGTTGCTGCCACAAAGCATTTACAAACAAGTGATTTCTAACCATGTGATTTCCCTCCATCCCTATTGTTTGCTCTGCTCATGTGTGCTACATTAGATGTCACTGTCTCGGATGTTGTACAGTGTTGGCTGATTTGATGACCACACATTCCTAGGGTTGCCGACGAGATTCAGCAGGAGCTGGCCAGCTTCAACGCTGCCTCCTTGAAGCACACCGAGACCCAGGAGAAGGTTCTTCTTCCTTCCAAGGAAGGTTTGTGTCCACCTTACGGATTAATCAGTCTTGCACATtttgtgtcatttttttttgtttggaggTTTTTTCTGGCGTAGTTTCCCATTGCCTAGTACGTGCTGGTGCATGCATTTTTGCGTGTGCATGGTGTAATAGTGCATGGTTGAGTCATCAAGCTTAAACTGCCCGATATTGTTTGCAGTGTCAACGCTGTTTAGTGGAGCAAAAGTATTAACTACACCATTGTTATAGAAAGTCTATTTCTGGGGCCATGTTTTGCAGCAATTTTCATTTCCTATTCTTCACGCCCTTTGTCAGTCAGCTTGGACGCAGCTGTGCTGCTACATTATTGCCAAGATCTGTCACTCGGGGCAGCAGATCAAAATGGAAAATGAAACAGATTGTTCGAAGAAATAGGCCCTGGTATTTGTTAAATCAATATTGTCGCTGGCAGTGTGAATACTAGCAGCATAAGTTTACATGTGAACCAGGTCGAAAAGTTAGAATGCGTTGCTGGGCATTATCAGGTTTGACTGCATTTGCAACGATGGCTTAATTGGAGCTCCAAAGCATACATGTTCGGACTACGCTGTGAACGGAAATCGGCTACAGTGTGATTGCATGCCACATTTCGATGTAATTGGGCACAACAGGCattgatagttttttttttttttgttgttgttcgcgacctgccgtggtagcttagtggctatggcattgcattGGCAAGCTTGAGGTCGCAGGTTTGATCCCGGCCGATACGGCTGCATTTCAATAGGGGCCATATACAAAACCGCTCGTGTACTTAGTTAGGTGCATGTTCAACAAGCCCAGGCTGTCAAAATTAttcgagtcccccactatggcatgcatCATAATCGGaccgtggtcttggcacgtagaaccccagaattgAATTTTTTTGTTCACATTTCAATTTATGCCGAGTACCTTGCCTGGTGATTTGAGCACTGTACTGGCACCTTGAAAGTTGCAAATAGCTCACTTGCAGTCTTGTTGAGTCAGTGGCCTGGAGGAAAGGCAGGTGAGTTTCCGTGAAGGGTGCCGGGAGCAGGTAAGGCTGTCCATGAAATGTGGTGTGCATGGCCTGTCGTGCAGATGTGCAGCAGGAGAAGATCCACAACAGCCTGCTGGAAGGTGTGGAGCAGTTTGAGAAGACGAGCATGAAGCATGCACAAACGCAGGAGAAAGTGTGCCTCCCCAAAAAAGAAGGTTAGCGCCAGGTGCGCGTAACTTCTTCCTGGTGCCACTCCTTGGAACTTTAGCACTTACAATCCTTACATAAATGTGTAATGTTTCCTTTAATCCCTTAGTGTGTTGTAGTCATGGAGTGATTGGTGACGCATTTGACTGGCAAGGCAGGCAGTACAAAGTAGGTGCTGCAATATCTGATGGCCAAAATTTATTAGGAGCGTTGCTGGAAAAGGCTATAAAGGAAAATTTAGTAAAACTTGCATTATCTGTGAAGTCATTCGATGAAAATTGTGTACTGCAGTATGATAATGTTACTTTCAATGCAACTTGAAAATCTATTCTCTAAGGTGTTTGGTAGCAGCACTTATAAAGGTGGGCGACTATAAattttttcaaatacaaataTCAAATTGAATAGTCGAATGTGTGTATTTACAGTAAGAATATTTGAATGATTAAGATACCACACTTTACTGAATAGTGCAAAAGAGCGCTATCGAGCAGGGACAAAGGATATTTTGAATGCAAGATAACTGTCATTAAAAAAACTACCCTGATAGCCTCACAACTTTTAGAGCATGGCTGCAAACAAGTACAATTTTCCAAGAATGGCTGTTGTATGACTAGGTTTCCAAAAACTCTtaagtggttgccaagaaaagaTCAGAAGTTGTGGAGAAAGAAGGGAAGCTGCAGAGTCTCGTGCCGTAGATGCATGTAAAAGGAGCCATTCTAAGGAAAACATCAAAGGTTGTACCATAAGTCATAAAACTCGTACATGACTAGTGCCAAAAACACTGACAGACTACAACAAATATCGCTGGTTGTCGTGTAGGTTTTTGCTGCGAAACCAAGGACGGATTGCATTACCCATCTTGCTCCTGCATTGCTTCGAAATTGTTATTGCTGTTCACTTCTGATAACTTGCAATAACTGCAGTGTATCAGTGGACTGAGTTGAACCTAATGAAATTCGAGCATCTCTGGGAAGGCCATTGCGTTTTATGTAGGCTACTTGTTCCAATGGCTGCAGCAGAGGCTGCTGCTAGTTTAGTAGTAATATGGAGTGGCACCAGTGAAGTTTGTTCTGTGTTCATCTCTTCAGCTCTTGGTGGTTGGGTCTTGGCATGGACATCCTAGCCTCTGTCTTCGTCTTTCTCCTTCATTGTGACAGTGAACTTGTGCTTTTGAGAATGAGTGTCTTGTTTATTATTGCCGCTATATTAAGCCCTGGTGTACATGCACTAAAGCTAGTGAACTATAATACAAAACATTAGCACTCTCAGCATCCTGCAATAGGCTTTGAGCTAGCTTTGTACACTGTTAAGCTTATCAAAATAAGTATTCATTTGTATTGCACAAGCATTCTTTAAAACAATGTACATGTATTTTGATTGTTCGTGTTCATAGTTTATGCATGTGACATTGTCACGAGACTGCACTTCGCATATGGTTGGTTGGAATAAAGTGGTGTCTTGGCATTGCACAAACAGGAGCAAGGTACCATACTCCTCTTTGCACTTTACTGTGCCTGTGGACAGTTTATTGGTGGTGTTATGCCATTTGCACTGAGCCAGTGCTGATCTTTTTCTGCAGTGTCCCAAAATGGACAACAACAGGCAAGCATTATTAGGTGGCATCAAGGGCTTTGAGAAGTCCCGGTTAAAGCACACAGTCACCAAGGTGAAACAGTTCAAGCCCACAGCACAAGGTTCGAGAGGCACGGCATGGCAGAGTGATAGCCCCCTAGAAACATAGCTGCTATCCCTTTGACCCCAGTCTGGTGTAGCAGCAGTTGCAGCAAGCATTTCAGTGGTGCTTTGCCGCCACTGCATGCATGGTGGCCTCCAGGCAAAGCTTTTGCACTGTGGCTTACCAAGATGTGAACCAGAAGCAGTCGTCGAGTGTGAAAACTCCTTGCTTTATTGGGCATTGTGCACATTCCCAAATATGCCAGGGCTGGTCCTCACCCTCTAATCCTTTACTCTGCTGTCTCCCTTTTGCTAAGACCTGGTAAACAAGGTGCTTTTGCTTCAGCACCTCAAAATTGCACTCCCGGGTTTCGTTGCAGTTGCCAAATTGTTTTTTTTGTAACAAGTTTGTGTTGCGCTTTGGTGCATTTTAACTGCATTCTATGGTGTGCACCGTTTCATTTGAAGGCAGTGAGACTCTGAAGAGGTGCAGTAAGTTGGAAGATCGTGCAATATTTCAGTGAATTGTAGGAAATTCGTAGTAATGGCTGATAGCATTGGCTGTTTCATGTATTCGGCTCATGGCACGTTCATCAATATCCATGCCATCAAACTACATGTGCACCAGTTCAGGGTCTCCTATTAGGCTGTTAAGTGTGGTGCCTTGTCCTAACAATTGTGTGGTTTCTGCAAGCATGCCTCTTTTCCTTAATCTATCCGGTCCTGTCCTAACAGTGCATGTTTTCCTCATTCAGAGTAATTGACATGCTATCTTTTTTGCAGACATTGAGTCCGAGAAGGAGCacaagcaaatgattgaaggcaTCGAGACCTTTGACCCctcgaagctgaaacatgcggagACCAGTGTTAAGAACCCACTGCCGACCAAGGAAGGTATGCCCAGTCTTGTTTATAATGGACATGGCAGGTGCTGCACTTAGAATTTAGCATCATTGTTTCAACCTGTAGCCCTCTTGTAATGAGGTGCAATGCTTAAGATGTATGAGGAGCTCACAATATTTTGAAAGCTTCCAGTCCTCCTATGAAATCATTTAAGGACCATATTTGCACATACATAACACGCAAGGTGATTTTAGAtctgaaaataaaattgggtACGGAAGCTAACAACTTAGCTGCATCTTTTGGCTTGAACAAGGAGCTTTTGCATAGCACGATCAGCGATCTGGTACCACAGTGCAATTTTTTGTAAATTGCGTGTGCCAGGGCCTGTGTTGGTGTGCATTGCAGTATCACTGCACATAAAAGGCTTACGAGCATTATATGCTCCTATTGAGAATGAGATGCACAAACTTAAGGTAACAAAAGGCTGGCAAAGCTAATTATGCAGTTGGCTCATCTCTTCCAGGATTCTGCTTTATGGTGGCAATGAATATTGCAGAACTAACTTGTGTGCATAGCATGAGGTATGCTGCCACAGCTATTGCAGTTAGCTTGCTTAGCGAGTGAGCGACATTTGCTCCATTTTAGGTGCTTGGTTTGTTACATCTTTCTATGCAATGAAACTTCACTTGACCAAATATTTCAGTTTGAACCTTATGGAACCTACCACAGTACCATTACATTCAATGTAAGTAAATGTAGTGTAGTGAATTGCTGTAGCACTTTCGTAGCCATTCTAAAGAGGCACGCTCTAACCAGGTATCGTAAACAGGCCTGCAATAATACACGTTGAATCCATACCATGTCTGTGTAGGTGCATAGTGGTTCTTGGTCTCACAGTAATTCAAATCAAAATTTCAAAGCTCCCATTTCGGGTTTGTGACAGCAGTTGGCCTGCTGCTAATTTTACAGAATGCTTCTGATGCGAAGTCGCATCTACACCTGCTGTTATTAGCTGTGTGATTCTTCTATTGAGTATGTCTTCTCCTTGGTTTCCAACCAAGGCAGCCAAATTCTGATGAGGGATGACTGCAAAAATACTCAGGTTCTGATCAAAATTCTGAACTGTACACTACGAGGATCAGTGTGCTACTAGCATATTCTATTCTAGCATGTTCTATCAGTCTGCTGCTAGCATATTCATAGTGCCAGATAAATCGAATAAAAGCAGTATACATTGTTGTATTTAGAGGGTCAATTGTGCAAAGCTTATCTACAAAGTGGCATGATATTTGTATTCGTAATTGTGGCCTTCGTACAGGCATTTTCAAGTTTTATTGAATCTTAGTTAAATCAAACGATTTTAAGCAGTTTGAAATTATTGTGAGCCTACAGCAGTTACCATCCCATAGGCCCCATTTAGTCATGTAATATACCTTGCATGCATATTCAACATTAAATGTGCTAATTTCTGAGGTTCTTGTTTTACAATAGCTGTGTACATGTGAGCTCGATCAAATGAAGTTTCATTGTAGCTTAACATTTTTTCTCTACTAATCTTAACAATCCTCACAAAAATGTTACTTTTTGTCCTGCATGTGCTTCTGCTTGTTGCTTAGAATTGGTCGCCACGCTTTTTCAGCATGCACCACGTTTAAATTTTAAAGCTTTCTTTGGGAGCCGATcctgtttttgtttgtttcataTCGGATCGAATGCATGTGCGCTCTGCAATTCCCATTGGCGTGTGGCGGGATGGCCACTCCATCCCCTTCTGACGAAATGCTGTTGCAAATAAActtatattcattcattcattcattcattcattcattcatgcattcattTCGAATGGCTAACATGCATCGGGTATATCGTCGCCGAGTAAACAGGAAAAAAGCTTTCCTTGTGTTCAGTCATCAGGGTTGTCATTGTTTGCCTTGCATCAGGTATAGAAGCATTGTATTGTGGGTGTTAGCATTTTGATGACATCTAAAGCACATCCAAAGAAAAGGTTCTGTATTAAATAAAATTGTTTGATTGATCCACTAAAAATTCTTAAATTAAAATGGTATCAATGTGTGTAATGTTTAGGAATAAAATTTGCAAGAATCACTTACAGGAAAACATTTGCTTCCTTATAGTACCTAGGTACTCCTGAAATTCAGAATCCAAATAAAGGTTTTGCTTCTGGTCTACTTTTCATAAATGTCTAGTTACTGCGTGAAAGAGTAATCTGTCTTTTTAACATTTATGTAGCTTGTGCAGCCTGGTCTCTGGTTCCAGTGTTCCTGTTGTAGTTACATGAAACTGTTTTCTATGTGTACGCAGTTGCAATGTTATTTTGAGTGCACATCGCTGGTGCCTTAAAGTCTTCCGTTTGTTTGCTGGGCTGATATAATGCCACAATTATTTTTGCTCGGCTTTAATTTATTCTGCCGGTCACGACCAGCCATCCT is a window of Dermacentor silvarum isolate Dsil-2018 chromosome 4, BIME_Dsil_1.4, whole genome shotgun sequence DNA encoding:
- the LOC119449809 gene encoding thymosin beta-like isoform X1, translated to MDKHPKVADEIQQELASFNAASLKHTETQEKVLLPSKEDVQQEKIHNSLLEGVEQFEKTSMKHAQTQEKVCLPKKEDIESEKEHKQMIEGIETFDPSKLKHAETSVKNPLPTKEVIEQEKAA
- the LOC119449809 gene encoding thymosin beta-like isoform X2; amino-acid sequence: MDKHPKVADEIQQELASFNAASLKHTETQEKVLLPSKEDVQQEKIHNSLLEGVEQFEKTSMKHAQTQEKVCLPKKEDIESEKEHKQMIEGIETFDPSKLKHAETSVKNPLPTKEV
- the LOC119449809 gene encoding thymosin beta-like isoform X3 is translated as MHKRRRKCASPKKKCPKMDNNRQALLGGIKGFEKSRLKHTVTKVKQFKPTAQDIESEKEHKQMIEGIETFDPSKLKHAETSVKNPLPTKEVIEQEKAA